From the genome of Bacteroides sp. MSB163, one region includes:
- a CDS encoding toprim domain-containing protein, whose protein sequence is MELQKTKNISYALKAIEGHFPAAFRPAASVRKPEPQAAGYRQVRVVPLTNPVLLDYLKERGILAEIARKTCKEVHFENKGKWYFAVAFANRSGGYEIRNKYLKGSISPKEITHIKNGGDHCIVVEGFMDYLSYLTLKSMRPGSGQPADYIVLNSVSNVNKAIPILKEYKSAFCLLDNDPAGKQAFCQMTEAGCPVKNKSDCYAEYNDLNDYLLGKKMVPENRQRHAGNISTKERSQTKQHG, encoded by the coding sequence ATGGAGCTACAAAAGACGAAGAATATCTCTTATGCATTAAAAGCGATAGAGGGACATTTCCCGGCTGCTTTCCGGCCTGCCGCCTCTGTCAGGAAGCCGGAGCCGCAGGCTGCCGGTTACCGGCAGGTACGCGTTGTTCCGCTGACGAACCCGGTCTTGCTGGATTATCTCAAGGAAAGAGGTATCTTAGCCGAAATTGCCCGGAAGACTTGCAAGGAAGTGCATTTCGAGAACAAGGGCAAATGGTATTTTGCCGTGGCCTTTGCCAACCGGAGCGGCGGGTATGAGATCCGCAACAAATACCTGAAAGGGAGCATCTCTCCCAAGGAGATTACACATATTAAAAACGGCGGCGACCATTGTATCGTAGTCGAAGGTTTCATGGACTACCTGTCATACCTCACACTCAAATCAATGCGCCCCGGCAGCGGGCAGCCTGCCGATTATATCGTATTAAATTCGGTCAGCAATGTAAACAAGGCTATCCCGATATTAAAAGAATATAAGAGTGCTTTCTGTCTGCTGGATAATGATCCTGCAGGAAAGCAAGCATTCTGCCAAATGACAGAAGCCGGATGTCCGGTTAAGAACAAGTCGGACTGTTATGCGGAATATAATGACCTGAATGATTACCTGCTGGGAAAGAAGATGGTTCCGGAGAACCGGCAACGCCATGCCGGAAACATTTCCACCAAGGAAAGGTCGCAAACGAAACAGCACGGTTGA
- a CDS encoding M23 family metallopeptidase, giving the protein MHPVRKKRVLHAGVDIAAPYGTPVYASGNGKVVEARYSSSYGWYVEIRHAGGFSTLYAHLSKLYVKKGNIVHMGRRIGNVGHTGIATGNHLHFELRKNGKPQNPLQWVILRDSRYKKSH; this is encoded by the coding sequence ATGCATCCGGTGAGAAAGAAAAGGGTACTCCATGCCGGAGTGGATATAGCCGCACCTTATGGCACGCCGGTCTATGCTTCGGGAAACGGGAAGGTCGTTGAAGCCCGGTACAGCAGCAGTTACGGCTGGTACGTCGAAATCCGGCATGCGGGTGGCTTTTCCACGCTGTATGCGCACTTAAGTAAATTGTACGTGAAAAAGGGAAACATTGTCCACATGGGTCGGCGTATCGGCAATGTCGGGCATACCGGTATCGCGACCGGCAATCACTTGCATTTTGAACTGAGAAAAAACGGGAAGCCGCAGAATCCCCTGCAATGGGTGATACTGAGGGATTCACGTTATAAAAAGAGCCATTAA
- a CDS encoding DUF4099 domain-containing protein produces MDNVNLAPENNGATQEHGYLMAYDKKEQKAKGVKGIAANGELETLEANEADKGQFIKVDQRGNFFTNFGKNFLYHYNNPGRYSLYNIPKETPVEQAKEKIEAAQLPQNEAVRKELASTRVYNNHRYNEREINWEQAARYGITPDVLKNSKDSLERMLQGKSSAVAFHIAKPSELGRESGDAKLSLFRDENGVVKFDIHYIRQAPKVGEDYRGYTLTEDDLKTLNQTGNLGKTVDMVIDYRTKETRPCYLSKDPVTNELFHMPVEQVRVPRKVKDYTLSPSEYEAALRGEEVPIRFKSNNGNYYTTSIQMSAAERGVEFLWERSTKKLEEGRKQIQQQVSNGEQQTNGPVQIAGKPLKKEEASRQAEKKTRTRKPSIIPKM; encoded by the coding sequence ATGGACAATGTAAACTTAGCCCCTGAAAACAACGGAGCAACTCAGGAACACGGGTATCTGATGGCGTATGACAAGAAAGAGCAGAAAGCCAAAGGAGTAAAAGGAATCGCAGCGAATGGCGAACTGGAAACGCTCGAAGCCAATGAAGCGGACAAAGGCCAGTTCATCAAGGTGGACCAGAGAGGTAACTTCTTCACCAACTTCGGAAAGAACTTTCTCTACCATTACAACAATCCGGGACGTTACTCCTTGTACAACATCCCGAAAGAAACACCTGTAGAGCAGGCCAAAGAAAAAATAGAGGCAGCGCAGCTACCACAGAACGAAGCGGTAAGAAAAGAGCTGGCTTCGACCAGGGTGTATAACAACCACCGTTATAATGAACGGGAAATCAATTGGGAACAGGCTGCCAGATATGGCATTACCCCGGATGTCCTGAAAAATTCGAAGGACAGTCTTGAAAGGATGTTGCAAGGGAAATCTTCCGCTGTAGCCTTCCATATAGCCAAACCTTCCGAGCTGGGTCGTGAAAGTGGTGATGCTAAACTCTCCCTGTTCCGTGATGAGAACGGTGTGGTCAAGTTTGACATCCATTATATCCGTCAGGCTCCCAAAGTGGGTGAAGATTACAGGGGATACACATTGACGGAGGACGATCTCAAGACATTAAACCAGACCGGCAACCTGGGTAAAACAGTCGACATGGTCATTGATTACCGCACCAAGGAAACCAGGCCCTGCTACCTTTCCAAAGACCCGGTAACGAATGAATTGTTTCACATGCCCGTAGAGCAGGTACGCGTTCCCCGCAAGGTAAAAGATTATACGCTTTCCCCATCAGAATATGAAGCCGCCTTACGTGGAGAGGAAGTGCCTATCCGTTTCAAGTCCAATAACGGGAACTATTATACCACATCCATTCAGATGAGTGCCGCCGAGCGGGGTGTTGAATTCCTCTGGGAAAGAAGCACCAAGAAGCTGGAAGAGGGGCGGAAACAGATACAACAGCAGGTCAGCAACGGTGAGCAGCAGACAAACGGGCCGGTACAAATAGCCGGGAAGCCTTTGAAAAAGGAAGAAGCCTCCCGGCAAGCGGAAAAGAAAACACGTACCCGCAAGCCGTCCATAATCCCTAAAATGTAA
- a CDS encoding DUF6047 family protein yields MAAYFSDDPKQLDELFKKDGEGYLLVGYETGKEKPHAESSYILYSADPDRQDPVYTFMALFSRETIKAKHSAFVPDTRLEIYSFPKMTDVPVLTGDITKKEYINRFFLPYVREKGLVPLISTNLRNVLFAQSRSDILMVSGELPKLTAEQLDGLLQFHRKQDERAVRYDYNPVYKLPLHAVETSKGILFFSDTQTGRDGLKIFYQQLSDNYFRVHSEPGPVRQYQVNRLSDDICPLVDACYRKNPQNGKGKYDFDETIFSKDTFRDRNLWKQTFETNMKPTASEFLRLTEFAGCSANRNNADISKLLYLIENGFKRDLVADPAFGYRNVFQEYVTRIDNCINGQSSGLNLVDVLDEMRQKAENILQTEFDVRGHRTLERALNDKSVPFLIGGADASQAMRQALLEGKWIYSSKISESMPGLHFLHADKKCNRVMAYSKSPAGKAVYQEKNGRIIPYTAALKKETKTKKNNSPKL; encoded by the coding sequence ATGGCAGCCTATTTTTCTGATGACCCCAAGCAGCTGGACGAGCTTTTCAAGAAAGACGGTGAAGGCTATCTTCTTGTCGGTTATGAAACCGGCAAGGAGAAACCTCATGCGGAATCCTCCTATATACTCTATTCTGCCGATCCCGACAGGCAAGACCCTGTTTATACGTTCATGGCTCTGTTCAGCCGGGAAACGATAAAAGCCAAACATTCCGCTTTCGTACCGGATACCCGTCTGGAAATCTATTCATTCCCGAAAATGACGGATGTGCCTGTCCTTACAGGGGATATTACCAAGAAAGAATATATCAACCGGTTCTTTCTGCCCTATGTCCGGGAGAAGGGACTGGTTCCCCTGATAAGCACCAATCTGAGGAATGTACTGTTTGCACAGTCACGCAGCGACATCCTCATGGTATCCGGCGAGCTGCCCAAGTTGACGGCAGAGCAATTGGACGGACTACTCCAGTTTCATAGGAAGCAGGATGAACGGGCTGTCCGATATGACTATAACCCGGTTTATAAATTACCCTTGCATGCTGTGGAAACTTCCAAAGGAATCCTGTTCTTCAGTGATACCCAAACAGGACGGGATGGATTAAAAATTTTTTATCAGCAACTATCCGACAACTATTTCCGGGTTCATAGCGAACCCGGTCCCGTCAGGCAATACCAGGTCAACAGGCTATCCGACGATATCTGTCCCTTGGTGGATGCCTGTTACCGGAAGAACCCTCAAAACGGGAAAGGGAAATATGACTTTGATGAAACCATCTTCTCAAAAGATACGTTCCGTGACCGGAACCTGTGGAAGCAGACGTTTGAAACGAATATGAAGCCGACCGCTTCTGAATTCCTTCGCCTGACAGAATTTGCCGGATGCTCTGCAAACCGTAACAATGCGGATATCAGCAAACTGCTGTATTTGATAGAAAACGGATTCAAGCGTGACCTTGTGGCTGATCCGGCTTTCGGATACCGGAATGTATTTCAAGAGTATGTCACCCGGATAGACAACTGCATCAACGGACAATCCTCCGGTCTGAATTTGGTCGATGTGCTGGATGAAATGCGCCAAAAAGCGGAGAATATTCTCCAAACGGAATTCGATGTAAGGGGACACCGTACATTGGAAAGAGCACTGAATGACAAAAGCGTTCCGTTTCTCATTGGGGGAGCCGATGCCAGCCAGGCCATGAGACAAGCCCTTCTGGAAGGCAAATGGATCTACTCTTCCAAAATCTCCGAATCAATGCCCGGTTTGCACTTTCTCCATGCCGACAAGAAATGTAACCGGGTAATGGCATACTCCAAATCTCCGGCAGGTAAAGCTGTGTATCAAGAGAAAAACGGCAGAATCATCCCATATACCGCCGCTTTGAAAAAAGAAACAAAAACGAAAAAGAACAATTCCCCTAAATTATAA
- a CDS encoding DUF6047 family protein: MKQPEQSYTAIETADGFLFFTHTAEGQANMQKFLQLVADHYFDPHFNLGPVHVYRAEGILRQGPSVNPGGNLFTEYPYLKMDRLPKMELAYRNEMKPTPEDFRSFCHNAHCDISHRNCNIIDALDAMADKERTVTELSRRPATPEIREQIEENSRDKDELDKLLKRFYDVRGHRTVERILSDPMDSVMVDGVRLFTPHRQVLQAGHVLFLPAEARDNPSHSYAWVNGDFSRIVFSKEPPANKQVFKVKAVIEKALDKKRGVKKKTHTHPKL; the protein is encoded by the coding sequence ATGAAGCAACCCGAACAATCCTATACAGCCATAGAAACCGCTGACGGCTTTTTGTTCTTCACCCATACGGCGGAAGGGCAGGCAAATATGCAGAAATTCCTGCAGCTTGTGGCGGATCATTACTTTGATCCCCATTTCAACCTCGGTCCCGTCCATGTTTACAGGGCGGAAGGCATCCTCCGACAGGGACCGTCTGTCAATCCGGGCGGGAACCTGTTCACTGAATATCCTTACCTGAAGATGGACAGACTCCCAAAGATGGAGCTGGCATACCGTAATGAGATGAAGCCTACCCCGGAAGATTTCCGCAGTTTCTGCCACAATGCGCACTGTGACATCAGCCACCGCAACTGTAATATTATTGATGCGTTGGATGCGATGGCGGACAAGGAACGCACAGTTACCGAACTCTCCCGTCGACCCGCGACACCGGAAATACGTGAACAGATAGAGGAAAACAGCCGTGATAAGGACGAGCTGGATAAACTCCTCAAGCGGTTCTACGACGTACGCGGACACCGGACGGTCGAAAGGATTCTCAGTGACCCGATGGACAGTGTCATGGTAGACGGTGTTCGCCTCTTTACCCCTCACCGGCAGGTATTGCAGGCGGGACATGTGCTCTTTCTGCCCGCAGAGGCAAGGGACAACCCGTCCCATTCCTATGCATGGGTGAATGGGGATTTCTCCCGGATCGTATTCTCTAAAGAACCGCCTGCAAACAAGCAGGTATTCAAGGTGAAAGCGGTTATCGAAAAGGCTTTGGATAAAAAGCGGGGCGTGAAAAAGAAAACACACACCCATCCTAAACTGTAG
- a CDS encoding DUF6047 family protein translates to MDKRDQMENSFFDPERPGSIFIAIDRYHHYTPLPGNSLRFVEGNQREITDAAFHKFLSDNVNEVKSCTYVPDVEMVRYDLNWMRDVPSPDTHMPLDKYIRQELLPYLQRSFQYPSRQISLSDAVYCSRYKGDTDCSILKKYFVQEADYMSFRRSQDERQKIYRGEANFRTPLKVVENDFGYLIFSGNEIGKEGFRECLQHIIDHYFDPHYDIGHLGVYEYPYVTEELAAHIDASYRIDHARQLNNSFEFQRENHVPQSKLPDKFINGLTPLFYSPMETTADGFMELADKFHFDPDVRAQIIPSNRDIYRLLTVMKNGYMNIHEQPFTYFKELLPVARKLERITQVRSAADFDRKEFKQASMEIREAADSILKRDFDVRGHRSLKNMLDDPMVEFTVGNRRLNDVQKSVLSSGYALYIPENNREAVRHLQYCMADFERNRMKNSSEPFPVKTYTLKEELLHPLPTDRNKKTRAVKKPENPKRHMNRLK, encoded by the coding sequence ATGGACAAGAGAGACCAAATGGAAAATTCATTTTTCGACCCCGAAAGACCGGGCAGTATATTCATTGCGATAGACCGGTATCACCATTATACACCGTTACCGGGCAACTCACTCAGGTTCGTCGAAGGAAACCAAAGGGAGATAACGGATGCCGCCTTTCATAAGTTCCTGTCGGACAATGTCAACGAAGTCAAAAGCTGTACGTATGTGCCGGATGTGGAGATGGTACGGTATGACCTGAATTGGATGAGGGATGTGCCGTCACCGGATACACACATGCCTTTGGACAAGTATATCCGGCAGGAGCTGTTGCCTTACTTGCAGCGGAGCTTTCAGTACCCTTCCCGTCAGATCTCACTCTCGGACGCTGTCTACTGCTCCAGATATAAAGGAGATACCGATTGCAGCATCCTGAAAAAGTATTTCGTGCAGGAAGCCGATTATATGAGTTTCCGCAGATCCCAGGACGAAAGGCAGAAAATCTACCGGGGAGAGGCGAATTTCCGGACACCGCTGAAAGTGGTGGAGAATGACTTCGGGTATCTGATATTCTCCGGCAATGAAATCGGAAAAGAAGGATTCAGGGAATGTTTGCAGCATATCATCGACCATTACTTCGATCCGCATTACGACATCGGCCATCTGGGTGTCTATGAATATCCGTATGTAACGGAAGAGCTGGCAGCCCATATTGACGCATCCTACCGGATCGACCATGCCCGGCAGCTGAATAATTCTTTTGAATTCCAGCGTGAGAACCACGTGCCCCAATCCAAATTGCCGGACAAGTTTATTAATGGGCTGACTCCTCTATTTTACAGCCCGATGGAAACGACGGCTGACGGATTTATGGAACTGGCTGACAAATTCCATTTCGATCCGGACGTACGCGCGCAAATCATCCCTTCCAACCGGGACATTTACCGGCTGCTGACCGTGATGAAGAACGGTTATATGAATATTCATGAGCAGCCGTTTACCTACTTTAAGGAGTTATTGCCAGTTGCCCGGAAACTCGAAAGAATAACGCAGGTACGATCAGCGGCTGATTTCGATAGGAAGGAATTCAAACAAGCCTCCATGGAAATCCGGGAGGCCGCCGACAGTATTCTGAAAAGGGATTTCGATGTGAGGGGGCACCGTTCCCTCAAGAACATGCTGGATGATCCGATGGTAGAATTTACCGTGGGGAACCGGAGACTGAATGACGTGCAGAAATCAGTATTGTCTTCCGGTTATGCGCTTTATATCCCGGAGAACAACCGGGAGGCGGTCAGACACCTGCAATACTGCATGGCGGACTTCGAACGGAACCGGATGAAGAACTCATCCGAGCCTTTCCCCGTCAAGACCTATACCTTGAAAGAGGAACTGCTCCATCCGCTACCCACGGATAGAAATAAGAAAACGAGAGCTGTCAAAAAGCCGGAGAACCCCAAACGACATATGAACCGTTTAAAATAG
- a CDS encoding DUF6047 family protein, which translates to MNTNDTILFNVNDELGKVVDYSHISGENQDMLCGNYLREQAELALGGTYIPEETIYCLQMDKDIDMDTPSVIHEVMYNGELEELPSISLRSLVFAHEISARGLPIHMFDTVALLERINDSADTAKVLEAYIHYHSEKMDNTRERTVTAIQSGNGVLLFDDTGRGIHCMERYLQYLADNYFSSALRGVDSLEIYYFSTANNIIVEDSRQCAAMFTPEMPHCFIPSEAVYYPKDLMKDHSPSVRCSMKPDKSDYDNFLSRFNLDRSELMTDIARLDEIYKNGIDISKPGYGFIHENSFEKILEKLTHSYLKKSEHSPLSEALQKTAKDVAGRILQTEYNVRGYEPSKPEKKEAKKEARKKSGLVKL; encoded by the coding sequence ATGAATACAAACGATACCATTCTTTTTAATGTAAACGACGAGCTGGGTAAAGTGGTTGATTACAGCCATATATCCGGAGAGAACCAGGATATGCTGTGCGGCAATTACCTGAGGGAGCAGGCGGAACTCGCACTGGGCGGGACCTATATCCCGGAAGAAACCATCTATTGTCTCCAAATGGACAAAGACATCGATATGGATACTCCTTCCGTCATACATGAAGTCATGTATAACGGGGAATTGGAGGAACTCCCTTCCATTTCGCTCAGAAGTCTTGTTTTCGCCCATGAAATCTCTGCAAGGGGATTACCCATACACATGTTTGATACGGTTGCTCTGCTGGAAAGGATAAATGACAGTGCCGACACGGCAAAAGTACTGGAGGCATACATACACTATCATTCGGAAAAGATGGACAATACCCGGGAGAGAACGGTTACCGCCATACAAAGCGGGAACGGTGTGCTTTTATTCGATGATACCGGAAGGGGAATCCACTGCATGGAACGGTATCTGCAATATCTGGCAGACAATTATTTCTCATCAGCATTGAGAGGTGTTGACTCCCTTGAGATCTATTATTTCAGCACCGCCAACAATATCATAGTGGAAGATTCCAGACAATGCGCTGCCATGTTCACACCGGAGATGCCACACTGTTTCATCCCCTCGGAAGCTGTCTATTATCCAAAGGATCTCATGAAAGACCATTCTCCATCCGTCCGGTGTTCCATGAAACCCGACAAAAGCGATTATGATAATTTCTTAAGCAGGTTCAATCTGGATAGAAGCGAACTCATGACAGATATTGCCCGTCTGGATGAAATCTACAAGAATGGCATTGACATCTCCAAACCCGGCTACGGGTTTATCCATGAAAACAGCTTTGAGAAGATACTGGAGAAACTGACGCACTCCTACTTGAAAAAATCAGAGCATTCGCCACTTTCCGAAGCCCTCCAAAAAACAGCAAAGGATGTGGCCGGAAGAATCCTGCAAACAGAATACAATGTCCGGGGATACGAACCTTCCAAACCGGAAAAGAAGGAGGCGAAAAAAGAAGCAAGAAAGAAATCCGGATTAGTCAAATTATAA
- a CDS encoding DUF6047 family protein yields the protein MKQKNPELILHFFVAQDSKGKPRQLEIHLIPEKEVSMANQRFTEYLRRQREMYKLSLVQSHLPDLDLCRYQFPSGVTCPDIRPFDKDNSLVPKFISENGGSMQNNVPLRGLEYLYSRDAEKSLPMLVSSGLADYLLVQPEAKRFALAQNTLHDDPSETLTAVETAKGVLLFEYSGYGKMCCHSYMQHLADHFFITDEDKPEFVNLYKLANPNVEAIKAFQTSTNPFSLYTNDFIPDKAQYLDAAILRNARLDRSHRIEPTFDAYDKFASSYGTVTSIANAQILRLLSLQETAGIYRIDYITGQIPFMHKNSFNSQFNALQNIPAENKGEQEKVKALIRDQAAYILKRDYGISPDNRQNREIEPVISIQTPKGAVYLPATDEGAVYKQCYLQYLADRFFTPEVQALERIREFYISNPNHSTEHYMQKHLGFFQSNPFYGELAKMPLYPIEQSELLKKGGYPIEPTYHAFKQFTEDYHLSITSKNAEIFNLLFIREYGLPADFNSNESYKEFAYNSEFKPLDQEMSELQSKKGYSEKAFYNIQNRQQQLADRILGLVYKLTCPPLQLTGPATSEKIKAVPRRNKSHNPRI from the coding sequence ATGAAACAGAAAAATCCCGAACTTATCCTTCATTTTTTTGTTGCTCAGGACTCCAAAGGAAAACCCCGGCAACTGGAAATACACCTGATACCGGAGAAAGAAGTATCGATGGCAAATCAAAGATTTACCGAATATTTACGGCGGCAAAGGGAAATGTACAAACTATCCCTCGTTCAAAGCCACCTGCCTGATCTTGATTTGTGTCGTTACCAGTTTCCCTCAGGAGTAACCTGCCCGGATATCCGTCCCTTTGACAAGGATAACAGCCTGGTACCTAAATTTATCAGTGAGAACGGAGGAAGCATGCAAAACAATGTCCCACTCAGAGGATTGGAATACCTTTATTCACGCGATGCAGAAAAAAGCCTGCCCATGCTGGTATCCAGCGGGCTTGCGGACTACCTGCTTGTACAGCCGGAAGCCAAACGTTTCGCATTGGCACAGAATACCCTCCATGATGATCCGTCAGAAACCCTGACCGCTGTAGAAACCGCAAAAGGAGTGCTTTTGTTTGAATATTCCGGTTACGGAAAGATGTGCTGCCATTCCTATATGCAACATCTGGCCGACCATTTTTTTATTACGGACGAAGATAAACCGGAGTTTGTCAACCTGTACAAACTGGCTAATCCGAATGTAGAGGCTATAAAGGCGTTTCAGACATCCACCAATCCCTTCTCATTATATACAAACGATTTTATACCGGATAAAGCGCAATATCTGGATGCGGCTATCCTGAGAAATGCACGACTGGACAGGAGCCATCGCATAGAACCGACGTTTGACGCTTATGACAAATTCGCGTCCTCCTATGGAACAGTTACAAGTATCGCAAATGCCCAGATACTCCGGCTGCTGTCTTTACAAGAAACAGCCGGAATTTATAGAATAGATTATATAACCGGACAAATTCCGTTCATGCATAAGAACTCTTTTAACTCACAGTTTAATGCGTTACAGAATATTCCGGCAGAAAACAAGGGTGAACAGGAGAAGGTAAAAGCATTGATCCGTGATCAGGCAGCCTACATTTTAAAACGTGATTATGGAATTTCACCGGATAACCGGCAGAATAGAGAGATAGAGCCCGTCATCTCCATACAGACTCCCAAAGGTGCCGTTTACCTGCCTGCCACGGATGAAGGAGCTGTCTACAAACAATGCTATTTGCAATATCTGGCTGACCGGTTCTTCACTCCGGAAGTACAGGCTCTGGAACGGATCAGGGAATTCTACATCTCCAATCCGAACCATAGCACGGAACATTATATGCAGAAGCATCTGGGCTTTTTCCAATCCAATCCTTTCTATGGGGAATTGGCGAAAATGCCATTGTATCCCATAGAGCAATCCGAACTGCTGAAAAAAGGCGGCTATCCCATAGAACCGACTTATCATGCCTTCAAACAGTTCACGGAAGATTACCATTTATCGATAACGTCGAAGAATGCAGAGATATTCAATCTGCTCTTCATACGGGAATACGGTCTGCCGGCAGATTTCAATTCCAATGAAAGTTATAAAGAATTCGCCTACAATAGTGAATTCAAACCGCTGGATCAAGAAATGTCCGAACTGCAATCCAAAAAAGGATATAGTGAGAAAGCATTCTATAATATCCAAAACAGACAGCAGCAACTTGCCGACAGGATACTTGGTCTGGTATATAAACTGACCTGTCCGCCATTGCAGCTGACCGGACCGGCGACATCGGAAAAGATAAAGGCTGTTCCCCGTCGTAACAAGTCACATAATCCCCGTATCTAA
- a CDS encoding DUF6047 family protein gives MPAWMEKIKDRLTEKKDLKSLFIELLPDNRVSTVMVVAYVPTDKDSFPVFMDLVARIAMDQKTVPDNLLLHFEGIPAKDIPFTSKLPVKDSEKALRFIVSHGGITENNSVPLRKAAYLRACQKELTAENFQALDHSSGYKRFVAYEDAMEKVASGKQAKQFYTIVETEQGIRVFNDGLSGTKKFRDYLQSMADNFYSGSLQNVESLNIYRIETVSRRMLELSNGNQTSMPQAAMEILANYKPSVTFDMHPTGENLDRFITANALELSARNWNIMTLQDIADRGYAHLPADESFAYKKDFLPVEKSIREIIRQKDLRRDYPFQQKMNELQTAAKSLAGTLLNRGGVRKDYQRTIRSVGVSKDTIQVRAAVKLHNKPESPRDNEKKKVKTKNASPQKQAKPKL, from the coding sequence ATGCCTGCATGGATGGAAAAAATAAAAGACAGACTAACCGAAAAAAAAGATTTGAAAAGCCTGTTTATAGAGTTGCTGCCGGATAACCGGGTATCGACTGTCATGGTCGTAGCGTATGTCCCGACGGATAAAGACTCTTTTCCGGTATTTATGGATCTTGTCGCCCGGATAGCCATGGATCAGAAAACGGTGCCGGATAACCTTTTGCTGCATTTTGAGGGAATACCCGCCAAGGACATTCCTTTCACCAGCAAACTGCCGGTAAAAGACAGTGAGAAAGCCCTTCGTTTCATCGTTTCTCACGGAGGTATCACAGAAAACAATTCTGTTCCTCTGCGGAAAGCGGCCTACCTGAGAGCATGCCAAAAGGAACTGACGGCAGAGAATTTCCAGGCACTGGACCACTCGTCGGGTTATAAGCGTTTTGTTGCTTATGAGGATGCAATGGAAAAGGTCGCATCAGGGAAACAGGCCAAACAATTCTACACTATCGTTGAGACGGAACAAGGTATCCGGGTATTCAATGACGGATTATCCGGAACGAAGAAGTTCCGGGATTACCTGCAATCAATGGCGGATAATTTCTACTCAGGCTCTCTACAGAATGTGGAATCGTTGAATATCTACCGGATAGAAACCGTATCACGCCGGATGCTGGAACTCTCCAACGGGAATCAAACCTCCATGCCGCAAGCGGCAATGGAAATTCTGGCGAATTACAAGCCGTCCGTCACTTTCGACATGCATCCTACAGGGGAAAACCTCGACCGGTTTATTACGGCTAACGCACTGGAACTCTCCGCCCGAAACTGGAATATCATGACTCTTCAGGATATAGCTGACAGAGGATATGCCCATTTACCGGCGGACGAATCGTTTGCCTATAAAAAGGATTTCTTACCCGTGGAGAAAAGTATCCGTGAGATTATCCGGCAAAAGGATCTGCGCCGGGATTATCCTTTTCAACAGAAGATGAATGAACTGCAAACCGCAGCCAAGTCATTGGCCGGGACACTGTTAAACCGGGGTGGGGTACGGAAGGATTATCAACGGACAATCCGGTCTGTTGGAGTCTCGAAGGATACTATACAGGTCCGGGCAGCCGTGAAACTGCATAACAAACCCGAATCTCCACGTGACAATGAAAAGAAAAAAGTCAAGACAAAAAACGCTTCTCCCCAAAAGCAGGCGAAGCCAAAATTATAG